From a single Serratia surfactantfaciens genomic region:
- the rhtC gene encoding threonine export protein RhtC: MLMLFLTVALVHLIALMSPGPDFFFVSQTAASRSRREAMMGVVGISLGIVVWAGVALMGLHLILQKMAWLHQIIMVGGGMYLCWMGWQLLRSARAQQAQPAAEAQVALPKAGRSFIRGFLTNLSNPKAVIYFGSVFSLFVGDSVGAGARWGLFLLIVAETFVWFSLVAVVFALPAMRRGYQRLAKWIDGVAGVLFTGFGLHLIFTR, encoded by the coding sequence ATGCTGATGCTGTTTCTCACCGTGGCGCTGGTACATCTGATTGCGCTGATGAGCCCGGGGCCGGACTTCTTTTTCGTGTCGCAAACCGCCGCCAGCCGTTCGCGCCGTGAGGCGATGATGGGCGTGGTCGGCATTTCGCTCGGCATCGTGGTGTGGGCCGGCGTGGCCTTGATGGGGCTGCACCTGATCCTGCAGAAAATGGCCTGGCTGCATCAGATCATCATGGTCGGCGGCGGGATGTACCTGTGCTGGATGGGGTGGCAACTGCTGCGTTCCGCGCGGGCGCAGCAAGCGCAGCCGGCGGCGGAGGCCCAGGTGGCGTTGCCGAAGGCCGGACGCAGCTTTATTCGCGGCTTCCTGACCAATCTGTCCAACCCGAAAGCGGTGATCTATTTCGGCAGCGTGTTCTCGCTGTTCGTCGGCGACAGCGTCGGTGCCGGGGCGCGCTGGGGGCTGTTCCTGCTGATCGTCGCCGAGACCTTCGTCTGGTTCAGCCTGGTGGCGGTGGTGTTCGCGCTGCCGGCGATGCGCCGCGGTTATCAGCGGTTGGCCAAGTGGATCGACGGGGTGGCGGGCGTGCTGTTCACCGGCTTCGGGTTACACCTGATCTTTACCCGTTAA
- the rhtB gene encoding homoserine/homoserine lactone efflux protein, with product MTLDWWLTYLLTTLILSLSPGSGAINTMSTGISHGYRGAAASIAGLQVGLSAHIVLVGIGLGALISQSLLAFELLKWLGAAYLVWLGIQQWRAAGALDLHALAGSMPRRRLFRRAVLVNLTNPKSIVFLAALFPQFILPNQPQAEQYLVLGVTTVIVDILVMIGYATLATRIAGWLKTPRQMQLLNRLFGSLFILVAGLLATARKA from the coding sequence CAGGCGCCATCAACACCATGAGCACCGGCATCAGCCACGGCTATCGCGGCGCCGCCGCGTCGATCGCCGGGCTGCAGGTCGGGCTGAGCGCGCACATCGTGCTGGTTGGCATCGGCCTCGGCGCGCTGATTTCTCAATCGCTGCTGGCGTTCGAGCTGCTGAAATGGCTGGGTGCCGCCTACCTGGTGTGGCTCGGCATCCAGCAGTGGCGCGCCGCCGGCGCGCTGGATCTGCATGCGCTGGCGGGCAGCATGCCGCGCCGCCGTCTGTTCCGCCGCGCGGTGCTGGTCAACCTGACCAACCCGAAAAGCATCGTGTTTCTCGCCGCGCTGTTCCCGCAGTTCATTCTGCCCAATCAACCGCAGGCCGAGCAGTATCTGGTGCTCGGCGTCACTACCGTGATAGTGGATATTCTGGTGATGATCGGTTACGCCACCCTGGCGACGCGCATCGCCGGCTGGCTGAAGACCCCGCGCCAGATGCAGCTGCTCAACCGGCTGTTCGGTTCGCTGTTCATTCTGGTGGCCGGCCTGCTGGCGACCGCACGCAAAGCCTGA